gctaaatctatgacattaaaatgccYatttactctgttccatctgactgcacaatccactgtctcatcagcccagccaggcaatttataaacctGATTTCCACGAAAAAAAGCtcgacattatctcacatttcttttagRCTACCATTTMgttttcaacagtggagatttgtataaacctgtctctgtctctactacatttgcaacattgtttcaatattcacaTTTGATCTcaagctgtcccatagtaatgaacgtgtcgtRARTCGGGACGMGACAGACAGGTGAacgtgtcgggacgagacagacaggcagcgtttctcagccagttgaaatcatgaatcagctggcataatttttatggatatacaaagaaatgtcaacgaaacaaagtgcagctagtttgcagtctttccagcttcagtttgaagtggttgtgttagctgtgttgttggctagctcctctgaacaacagtgtcctgacaagagaacacattttctataccacgcgaaatcgtgcctcattagctcattgttatggatgtgtgatacgaatgttgccagccagtatgtcaATGAAACAgttagatacagaacaaaaagactgaacaactgggtcacttgtgtctctggcaaccaaaccgatagaacgaactaTGCAAAAtgtagtatgcaaaactaactgcaCAGGAGATTTTTTTgaagagtcacctcttcactgttgacgttgagattggtgttttgcaggtacaatttaatgaagctgccagttgaggacttgtgaggcgtctgtttctcaaactaggttATTTACAAACTACATTATATAcctttttttcacatttatttaaccaggtaggccagttgagaacaagttctcaattacaactgcgacctggccaWGATAAAGCAAAGCAAACCATTATTTTCTActtggcacaaaataatctgaaacacaacccaaaaaataaatgaaagttGGTTTTGTGTTAGTATCTTAAAGTGAGCTgaaggaaataaataataatgagtacAGTATGTAAGAAATCTATAGTTTTTTCCTTCTGCAAGCACACTAATAAAAAGTATGTAAGACATCTAGTGTCTTGTCTTCAGCAAGCACACTAAAAAGATTATGTAAGGGTGGTAGAGTGCCTTATTAATGTCAAAGTACAAGGCACGCCCTTCTGGTCTGCTAAACGTGACTATAAAGGCAACTTCCCTCCCCGGACTGTAGGCAACTGGAACTTTGGTAACCATTGAATATAGTATAGTTAAGTAAGGTCCAAACGATTCTCTAGACGAATAGCATAACTTCTTAAAAACGCGGGTATATTAGGCCTATCATACATAACGGTATCAAGCAAATTATAAATTGAGCGTTTTAGCGACAGATGTACAAACATTGCTTGCGCATCCTGTTGGACTTTGCTATGGATGTTTGACACACACTTCAATTCGCACAAACGTTTTTGATTGTCCAACTGCKTCTTCTTTTAATAACAAGTAAGTGAAAACCATGTTGTTTTGAARaaaaaaatgtaaatggttaagaatacatttttttttgtccagtTAGCAGATAATGGACCCTAATAGATATTTATGTAGTTGGtgctgtatatttaagcaataaggcacgaggtgGTGTGGCATATagtcattgtacagtatattggccaWgggctgttcttatgcacgatgctgtaatgaacacgatgggagacagagagctggtttcaagcgcagggcgcagcaggtRTTTATTggaaaggaccacaggaggaggtcKGTAgatgggtccaggggcaggcataARGTCATRCACAGGGGTCCAAAAaagcaacagtacaggcagggacaAGGCTAGTAACGTCCTCCGGGAGATCAGGcgataggttgataacaggaaatcctattggctaaagtacaggcagggaataggcaaacgGCGTCGTTAGCGAGGCAGGCAAAAACKAAtatacacgggaggagtaaattACGGGRAAACCCCGAATAgacgtgtcacaaaacaaacgatacctcacaatgatggggtgcaaagaagtgaactaaatagtgtgtgataatgacttacatgtgtgtgaacaggtgacAKCAAGTGCAAGCTASctagctaaattgccataaatgtttaatgctttacGRCCWGTCTCcaaatgaatgtaattggttcagagtttgttttgatattttaacctgcgtgtcgtgatcgcgtttgtggggggacaaaatacattaatGCACGATGGCGGTTTAGGTTCCatgtaacattttttaaatgtttgcctaAGTGTTTCTTGCTTAGAGATTGAGATCCTCTGTtcaactttcatcactcaaactctcctgtttatcatctgggatgctggccttctWggcagagttcctctgtccagagtctgtgttcttttgcccatcttaatctttaatttttattggccaggctaagatattttttttctttgcaactctgcctagaaggccagcatcccagagtcgcctcttcactattgatgttgagactggtgttttgcgggtactatttaatgaagctgccagttgaggacttgtgaggcgtcagtttctcaaactagacactctaatgtacttgtcctcttgctcagttgtgcaccggggcctcccactcctctttctattctggttagggacaatttgtgctgttctgtgaagggagtagtacacagctttgtacgagatcttcagtttcttggcaatttctcgcatggaatagccttaatttcacagaacaagaatagactgacaagtttcagaagaaagtgctttgtttgagaatgtaatcgaacccacaaatgctKAWgctccagatactcaactagtctaaagaaggccagtttaattggttctttaatcaggacaacagttttcagctgtgctaacataattgcaaaatagttttctaatcatcaaatgggcctctgtagcgctatgtagatattccataaatctgccgtttccagctacaatagtcatttacaacattaacaatgtcacactgtatttttgatcaatttgatggtattttaatggacaaaaaaaattgaaatggccttgttttagaaagaaaagctaagtgatgaaaccaaggttggaactctttggcctgaatgccaagcgtcacatctgaggaaactggcaccatccctacggtgaagcatggtgatggcagcatcatgctgtctttttttttcccccagcggcagggactggtagactagtcaggatcgaggcaaagatgaacagagcaaagtacagagagatccttgatgaaaacctgctccagagcactctgtACCTCAGACTGTGGTgttggttcaccttccaacaggacaacgaccctaagcagacagccaagacaatgcaggattggcttcgggacaagtctctttcAACAAGAAGTAACTGTGACaacattgatcaaatcaaatcaaatgttagtcacatgcgccgaatacaacaggtgtagaccttacagtgaaatgtttacttacaagcccctaaccaacagtgcagttaaaaaaatatatatggataagagctaaaagtaacaagtaattaaagggcggcagcaaaaaataacaatatatacggGGGGGTGCCAGTACAGTCAATGTGgccagttgaggtagtatgtacatgtgggggggcagcaatgcaaatagtctgggtagccatttgaccagatgttcaggagtcttatggtttgggggtagaagttgtttagaagcctcttggacctagacttggcgctccggtaccgcttgccgtgcggtagcagagagaacagtctatgactagggtggccttcctccgacaccgcctggttagggccttcctccgacaccgcctggtatagagatcctggatggcaggaagcttggccccagtgatgtactgggccattcgcactaccctctgttgtgccttgcggtcagaagcCAAGCatttgtcataccaggcagtgatgcaaccagtcaggatgctctcgatggtgcagctgtagaaccttttgaggatctgaggacccatgccaaatcttttcagtctcctgagtgggaataggttttgtcgtgcccgcttaacgactgttttggtgtgatCCTAAGCATTTTTTGTTGTAACTTTCCCATTGAGAAAAATCCACAATCCACCCCGCCAAAGAAAGCATGGATCTGGTGCTTCTCTGAAATGCCACCAGATCCGTGATCGCGCCCGCACTCGGCATGCTGTATATAAAATTCCACCAGAGCCATAGAATGGCCGAATTACCRCAACGCCCAGCCTCCACAAACACCTTGAAAACTTGCTCTATACAGTAATATTTTGGTTCTTAAGGTTGTGGGAATGTTCCCTGATCATTGCACCAATCTTCCCTGAAGGTTCAAATGGATGGTTTTCTTAACATTCTTTGAACGTTCTCCTTTGGCTGTATTGAAGGTAGTAGGGAACGTTCGTGGAATGTTACAAAGTTAGGAACGCTCTCTGAAGGTTACAGATTTTGGAACATTCTGGGAATGTTCTCTGAAGATTACAAAGTAAGGAACTCAATAAATGTTCCCATAGATGGTTTTCTTAACTTTCTCATAAATGCATgaattaaacaaaatatattgacCATTTTATttagatgtgcacacacacacacacacacacacacacacacacacacacaggattacaCAATTAAATATAAACAATTAACACATTTATAATTTCAACAATTCATTTTTTCAAACGGGTTCAGAGAAATCTGCAATCTGattggcatacacacacaccggatTACCCAATTGTTTGGACACCATCTATGGTACAGGGGAGTCAAAGGCTCACTCCTCTACAACCTCCACTGCAACCCTCTCCACAACCTGTAAAACAAACAAAGAGTTCTTAATTAGATAAGTACTATTATCAGGGTTCTTACGGGCATTGTATCTTTCCCAAAAATKTAGCATTGGGCATTGATATTCAACTTATGTTATTATAAAGAAAGGTATGACTGATAAAATGTGTTCAGTGCTCTTTGACCAGAAAATCTGAAATCATATGCTATTGCTRGGTTTTAAATACAAACcagaatgaaaaaaatatataactcaaTCCAATGCTTTAAAGTCAATGATGAGGTGTGCTATTAGTGCACACTTAGGGAGGTAAAGCAGAGTTTCTTAAACTGTGGGTTGGGACCCAAAGTGGGCCCAAAGTGAGAGGTAGGTCACAAGTTAATACATTTAtaatcacttacagttgaagttggaagtttacatacacttaggttggagtcattaaaacttgtttttcaaccactccacacatttcttgttaacaaactatagttttggcaagtcggttaggacatctactttgtgcatgacacaagtcttttttccaactattgtttacagacctattatttcacttataattcaatgtatcacaattccactgggtcagaaatgtacatacactaaattgacagtGCCTTTTAAAGAGATTGGAAAATTctaaaaaaaatgatgtcatggctttagaagcttctgataggctaattgacatcatttgagtcaattggaggtgtacctgtggatgtatttcaaggcctaccttcaaactcagtgcctctttgcttgacatcatggggaaatcaaaagaaatcagccaagacttcagaaaaaaattgtagacctccacaagttcatccttgggagcaatttccaaacacctgaaagtaccacgtttatctgtacaaacaatagtatgcaagtataaacaccatgggatcacgcagccgtcaaaccgcttaggaaggagacgccttctgtcccctagagatgaatgtactttggtgtgaaaagtacaaatcaatcccagaacaacagcaaaggaccttgtgaagacaaATCATttcacatagaacacacacacacacacaggtgatgcTGTATCTGTCAGAAAGCAGACTAGGAGCAGGACCTCAGCAGAACCCCGATTGGGAAAGAAGGTCACCACCTGGGCCAAATTATTGTCACTGACTATTTGTATATTTTCTGTGTAGCAGTGACATTGGTTGTGATGACAGTGGGTCAAACCAAATGCTAGCCAAAAGCAAGGGGATGGGACAGGGATAGGGATACGCAGTGACTTTTTAGATGGGACAGCAAATAGGCATTTYGCCATCATAGCCGGTGGTAGTcgtgaaatatactgaacaaaaatataaacgcaatatgctaCAATTTKaaagattttactgaattccagttcatataagaaatcagtcaattgaaataaattccttaggctCTAATTTAgggacttcacatgactgggcaggtgtGTAGTCATGGGTGGCAACTGTGAGGGCTGCGGCAAACCCACTGGGGtggttagctaacattccactccttgccactcctgtcatttgtcaaagacaggagtggcaaggagtggaatgtgaTGGCTGAACAGAGACTGCAAACAGGATGGACAACTGCCCGGAATGCGGTATTAACCAATCGGCATCCAGGATTAGACACACTCGTTGTATAATACAAATGAGAAGAAACCAAATTGCTCGAGCTCATAGGATTAATTGTTATCAATTTATTAAATCATGCATTATATTTTGTTGTTTGATAAGGAATCAAGACAGACTAGTAGAAATAACTAGGCCTAGATGACATGTAGAAACCAGCTCCCCAAAAACCaacattcccacaactttagagaacggTCCCTTAAGAGTCTCACTAAGTTATAACCTATCATTTTCAAAGGAATGTTTCTGTGACGTGCAAGGACTATTTCCAATAGACCATTCTCKtaatgtcaaacagaacttacCCAGAACATGCAAAATAGGTTCTCAGGAGGTTTTTGATAAATAACAGAATGTTSCCAAAACTAgcagaaaactggacactcaaacatcaGGGGAACGTTATGCGTAACGTTACAAAATttctccctagaattgttagctgggttgWTAAGCATGCATAGGGCAGGGGTAATCAAATACTGTTTGAGAAGGTCAAGTCACAMAAATTTCCTCGCTGCCCTAGGGCCTGTATATTgtccacatatacagttgaagtcggaagtttacataaacttagttggcgtcattaaaactcgtttttccaacaactccacaaatttcttgtcaacaaactatagtgttggcaagtcggttaggaaatttactttgtgcatgacacaagtcttttttccaacaattgtttacagacctattatttcacttataattcagtgtatcacaattctactgggtcagaaatgtacatacactaaattgacagtgcctttaaagagcttggaaaattccagaaaatgatgtcatggctttagaagcttctgataggctaattgacatcatttgagtcaattggaggtgtacctgtggatgtatttcaaggcctaccttcaaactcagtgcctctttgcttgacatcatggggaaatcaaaagaaatcagccaagacttcagaaaaaaaaatctgtagaCCCACaagttcatacttgggagcaatttccaaacacctgaaggtaccacgttatctgtacaaacaatactatgcaagtataaacaccatgggatcacgcagccgtcaaaccgctcaggaaagagacgcgttctgtcccctagagatgaatgtactttggtcgaaaagtgcaaatcaatcccagaacaacagcaaaggaccttgtgaagatgctggaggaaacaggtacaaaagtatctatatccacagtaaaacgagacctatatcgacataacctgaaaggctgctcagacaggaagaagccactgctccaaaaccgcataaaaaagccagactacggtttgcaatgcacatggggacaaagatcgtactttttggaaaaatgtcctctggtctgatgaaacaaaaatagaactgtttggccataatgaccatcgttatgtttggaggaaaaaggggaggcttgcaagccgaagacacatcccaactgtgaagcacggggatggcagcatcatgttgtggggttgctttgctgcaggagggactggtgcacttcacaaaatagatggcataatgaggtaggaaaattatgtgtatatattgaagcaacatctcaagacatcagtcaggaagttaaagcttggtcgcaaatggatcttccaaatggacatgacccctagaatacttccaaagttttggcaaaatagcttcaggacaacaaagtcaaggtattggtgtggacatccacaaagccctgacctcaatccatagaaaatttgtgggcagaactgaaaaagctggtgcgagcaaggaggcctatacctgactcagttacaccagctctgtcaggaggaatgggacaaaattcacccaacttattgtgggaagcttgtggaaggctacctgaaacgtttgacccaagttaaacagttcaaaggcaatgctaccaaatactaattgagtgtatgtaaacttctgccccaYtgagaatgtgatgaaagaaataaaaactgaacaaaatcattctattattctgacatttcacattcttaaaataaagcYGTGATTCTAACTGActttaagacagggaatttttacgaggattaaatgttaagaattgtgaaaaactgagtttaaatgtatttgggtaaggtgtacgtcaacttccgacttcaactgtaggtgtattATTCTGTGCTTGAGAAAGCCTCTGAGGTATATGCCTCTCCTTGTCGTAGGCACAGCAATGTGTGACATACATACTTTTGGTATGAGACTAAATAAACTGTGCCACTTGTAGCCTATTTTAGGCCTACTTCATATACCAGTTCCAATTCTGTCTCCTTGTGGCTAAAAAGTGGTGTGCTTGCAATTGTTTTTCAGAACAATGAGGATCCTCTTCAGAATCCAACGCCGCTGTAGATGGTCCCTTGTCATTGGGACTGCGTTGTTGATTGGCGTCCTCAGACTATTGCGCATGAACCACACAGACAGGCACTGGAACACTTCTCCCTCTGGCCCGCCACCACAGTCACAGTCCACTGTGGATGTTTTCAAGTGCTCCCTGAATGACACCGTGAACAACATTTCATCCTCTATCCCACCTACCCACCGTAACTTCCTCATGTACAAACACTGCAGGACATTCTCCCGCCTGCTGTCTCCTATACCCTGTCAGAAAGACCTCTTTCTCCTGCTGGCAGTTAAGTCCACAGCCATCCAGGTTGATCGCAGGTCTGCACTTCGGAACACATGGGGGAAGAAGGGATATGTTCAGGGTAAAAAGGTGAAACTATTGTTCCTAGTAGGTAAGTCTTCAGACACAATACAGGGTTACCCGCTGCAGCAGGTACTGGAGTGGGAGAGCAGAGAGTTTGGGGACATCCTGCAGTGGGATTTTGACGACAGTTTTTTCAACCTGACCCTAAAGGAGGTCCACTTCCTCAAATGGTTCAGCCTGGAGTGCCGCTGGGCACACTATGTGTTCAAAGGGGACGATGATGTTTTTGTTCACACCAGCAATCTGGTGGAATATGTTAAGGACAACAAGCCCTCTGAGCAACTGTATGCTGGGAACATCATGTCTGGCTATCCAGTCCGGgacaaacaaagtaaatatttCATACCAGTGGAGATGTACCCCGACAAGCCGTATCCTCTATACGCCGGGGGTGGGGGCTACCTGATGTCAAATCAGACTGTGCTGAGTCTGGAAGTGGCAGCGTCCAGCATTGACCTGTTCCCCATTGATGATGTCTTTGTGGGCTTGTGCCTACAGAAGATGAACATCACGCTGACGCACCACTCTGGCTTTAAGACCTTTGGGCTCGAACAGGGGGTGACACACTTCAACCCCTGCATTTACAGGGAGCTCATGGTGGTGCACAAACTGAATCCCACAGAGATGTGGACAATGTGGTCTCTACAGCGGGACCCAAAGCTGCAATGCTTTACATCAAGGACGTGAGACACCAGgcattgtgtgtgtatatcatgCTGTGCTTATCTGTCTcgctactgtaaattgagaatTCCTTTCATAGATAAATTATCCTTATGAATGGTCTAAAATAGCATACTTTCCTTTACCCATACTTATATTTGAATTTGAAAGTATTCTGACATTTGGCTTCCCTTATCCTGTAAGTTCAGATCAGCACAGACAGTGTAAGATCCATTTAAGAATACTGAGATGCATATAGTGCCATTTGATACTTCTGATGAGGACTTTGTAGAATGTTTCTAGGATTATGTAAGGTTGGAAAGGAGATAGAAACTTTAAAAACTGGTATAGTGGGTTACAGAGGTATTGATGGGAAACATTAAAGCAGGACTGAACTCGAGAACAAATACAGGTTTGGccagagtctgtggcttcagcATCATGAGATGGTGCCTGGAGTRCAGGCCAGCAGTGGAGAATAACGTCTATCTATGCACTTTTAGAGCCActgggatgctaaacaccctttggGAATAGCCACGGGAAATAGAGGTGCTGAGGGTACTGCAGCGCCCCCTGAAAAAACAAATACAGGAGTAGTAAAGGCCCAGCGCACTACTTtgtgaaaaaaataacaatacagaaaatatttttttgtcattttttttcacaaaagtagttcACTGGACCTTTACTACTCCTATATTAGGACTGCTGCGCAGGGatactttttttcttctctccaagCAGGACCTCTCAACATCTTCCCGCAGCTATGCCTTCAGGACACTGGCCAggctgggcaggggtgcagagttgtttttttgtttttttctattgGCAGGCccaaaggtttttaggcaaaataaccatATCAAAACGGAAAACTCCGTGAAAGAGGTAATATgtcaggcctattgggccaaaatcaatgatagcctattgtatagataaaagaacaaaaatgaacaaaatatttAAGAGTTCTGATTTGTTGCTTATAattactttgctacaatgacacacttagctagctacccacctaATTTATTTGCTAGCATGTGCACATACTGTAATTTGAAATGTGTTTAAAAGGTTCATTTCACATGAGCTCCTGCACATGTTTTGAAACACATAATAATACCAAcaaaagaaatccagaaatgccttattttttaatttatgtattttctatttttgttacaGATATTTGACATTCAAAAAGTTATGTACAGAAACTCATAAGCATCATACCCTCTGTTTCCAATATTTTATATGGTCATTTAATGATGCAAACGttgaaaggcaaaaaaaaaaagaacgctAGCAAGCAGAGCATGTAAGACAGAGCACAAGCAGCCCATGCCACGATGATGAAGGGACAATTGATGCAAGAAAGCATCCATGCTTAAATGTAGAACTGTGTACAtggggttccggtacagagtcaatgtgcggggggcaccggttagttgaggtaatatgtacatgtaggtagaggtaaagtgactatgcatggataataaacagagagtagcagtagcgtaaaaatggggggtggggacaatgcaaatagtccgggtagccatttgattagctgttcaagagtcttatggcttgagggtgcaagctgttaagaagcctttttgacctagattTCGcgtcacccgcaataacatctgctaaacacgtgaatgtgaccaataaattgtatttgatttgaggtcctggatggcaggaagcttcgtcccagtaatgtactgggccgtatgcactaccctctgtagtgccttgctgtcggaggccgagcagttgtcataccaggcggtgatgcaaccagtcaggatgctctcgatggtgcagctgtataactttttgaggatctgaggtcccatgccaaatcttttcagtctcgtgagggggaataggcgATGTCGTGCCCTCTTCMcgactgtcttggtgtgtttggaccataatagttccTTGGTGATGtagataccaaggaacttgaagctctcaacctgttccMctacagccccgtcaatgagaatgggggtgtgctcagtcctccttttcctgtagtccacaatcatctcctttgtcttgatcacgttgagggaaaggttgtaaCCTGGCACCacgctgccaggtctctgacctcctcccaataKGCTGTCTCATYGTTGTCGGTGATYaggcctaccactgttgtgtcgtcagcatacttaatgatggtgttggaggcgtgcttggccatgcaatcatgggtgaacagggactaagCACGCAGCCTGAGGKGCCCCTGTTTTGARgatcagcgtggcagatgtgttgttagctacccttaccacctgggggcggcccctcaggaagtccaggatccagttgcagagggaggtgtttagtcccaKggtccttagcttagtgatgagctttgagggcaactGACACAAGACCGAATCCAAAATTACACTGTTGatattatgtgcattttacatKTACTGTACTGTTCAGTTGCATTTGTTGAWAATGAAATCTGAAAATAKTCTGgctacattcagtaacatgataaggaaaatgtggggtaggtgcaacataagacaaaacaattacaagggtttgagtgagaggactaactggtgtttcCAAGTGACCACATGTCGCTCCAAGGCGTGCACAGTTCCTACGcatttttatgactcaaagaagtcttcaactataaggtactTTTATTTTTAACTGTCCTAGCTGGgccattgaggaactagagcaagcacactcgTAATTGATTAATTTGGGACATAATCCTGCATCCCAGTAATCAAAAAATTACtattgttgtttacgcaatccaaaaactgtCCATTTATATATAGCAATCTGGGTCAGGAgggcatgatttgaaagcttgttctattgccaactatTGCCAACATGACGAGCTAAATGATCAATTaagatcttacagtgttaggctttcacaaggcaattcagaaacCCATATCgtcattttggtgcgcatagaaaggagACATGactgcattcaggtgcgtgtgccCGGgctaattttcttcacaataaacaaacataggcGCATTCTATTCAGAACCACCCAGGGTATGAcgcatgtcatcttgtaactaactgtacatcaaatctagtgatcataaacattgacCCTGTATATGACATGAGATTTATGATTTAGAMatgtgaagtgcacatttggactcacggttgtttggcttgcttgtatgacatcaaatatgtatttattataatcctcaacgtMTCATCTTTCAAAAGACATAGAGTCattttaatttacagcatttccctcactcagacaacgaCAAAAAATAAAGTTGCCCAATACCAGGAGGGATGGSGGCAATTTCTTGTTGCGCGGTGCTGAAGTTCAGAACAACTGTCaatcaaaacccatacagcgctgtgatgCGCAGAGCCAGACCTCTGACATCATGTATTAGTGCCCAAATTtgtcattttcaacctgtatatgGGTACGAGTKTAAAGGGCTACACACAAA
This region of Salvelinus sp. IW2-2015 linkage group LG12, ASM291031v2, whole genome shotgun sequence genomic DNA includes:
- the LOC111971025 gene encoding N-acetyllactosaminide beta-1,3-N-acetylglucosaminyltransferase 4 encodes the protein MRILFRIQRRCRWSLVIGTALLIGVLRLLRMNHTDRHWNTSPSGPPPQSQSTVDVFKCSLNDTVNNISSSIPPTHRNFLMYKHCRTFSRLLSPIPCQKDLFLLLAVKSTAIQVDRRSALRNTWGKKGYVQGKKVKLLFLVGKSSDTIQGYPLQQVLEWESREFGDILQWDFDDSFFNLTLKEVHFLKWFSLECRWAHYVFKGDDDVFVHTSNLVEYVKDNKPSEQLYAGNIMSGYPVRDKQSKYFIPVEMYPDKPYPLYAGGGGYLMSNQTVLSLEVAASSIDLFPIDDVFVGLCLQKMNITLTHHSGFKTFGLEQGVTHFNPCIYRELMVVHKLNPTEMWTMWSLQRDPKLQCFTSRT